One Luteibacter aegosomaticola genomic window carries:
- the trpD gene encoding anthranilate phosphoribosyltransferase — protein sequence MPITPSEALQRTIEHREIFHDEMIELMHQIMRGDVSPLMTAAILTGLRVKKETVGEITGAARVMRDLSAKVEASPHPHFVDIVGTGGDGASSFNISTASMFVAAAAGARVAKHGGRSVSSKSGSADVLEALGARIELLPAQVAVCMDEVDIGFMFAPNHHPAMKVVSPVRREMGVRTIFNILGPLTNPAGAQNILMGVFHPDLVGIQVRVLQALGANHAMVVWGRDGMDEISLGAATLVGELRNGKVTEYEIEPEDFGLSMASSRNLRVENVEESKAMLLDAISGVPGVAHDIVCLNAGAALYTADVAPSIQAGIDLARATIASGAARAKIDTFVAATQRLGA from the coding sequence ATGCCGATTACCCCCTCCGAGGCGCTTCAGCGCACCATCGAACACCGCGAGATCTTCCATGACGAGATGATCGAGCTGATGCACCAGATCATGCGCGGCGATGTCAGCCCGCTCATGACCGCTGCGATCCTTACCGGCCTGCGGGTGAAGAAGGAAACGGTCGGCGAGATCACAGGCGCGGCGCGCGTCATGCGCGACCTGTCGGCGAAGGTGGAGGCGAGCCCGCACCCGCATTTCGTCGATATCGTCGGGACCGGCGGTGACGGTGCGTCGTCATTCAATATTTCCACGGCATCGATGTTCGTGGCCGCGGCCGCTGGTGCGCGTGTCGCCAAGCACGGTGGCCGCAGCGTGTCCTCCAAATCCGGCAGCGCCGATGTGCTTGAGGCGCTGGGCGCCCGGATCGAGCTGCTCCCGGCCCAGGTGGCCGTGTGCATGGACGAAGTCGATATCGGCTTCATGTTCGCGCCGAACCACCACCCGGCCATGAAGGTGGTCTCGCCGGTGCGCCGCGAAATGGGCGTCCGTACCATCTTCAACATCCTCGGCCCGCTGACCAATCCGGCTGGTGCCCAGAACATTCTCATGGGTGTGTTCCATCCGGATTTGGTGGGTATCCAGGTGCGTGTACTCCAGGCGCTGGGCGCGAACCACGCCATGGTGGTCTGGGGTCGCGATGGGATGGACGAGATTTCCCTTGGCGCAGCCACGCTCGTGGGCGAGCTGCGTAACGGCAAGGTCACCGAATACGAGATCGAGCCGGAGGATTTTGGCCTTTCCATGGCCTCCAGCCGTAACCTGCGCGTCGAGAACGTGGAAGAATCGAAGGCCATGCTGCTGGATGCCATTTCCGGCGTGCCGGGCGTGGCCCATGACATTGTCTGCCTGAACGCGGGCGCGGCCCTGTACACGGCCGATGTGGCGCCCAGCATCCAGGCGGGTATCGATCTGGCGCGGGCGACCATCGCAAGTGGCGCGGCTCGTGCCAAAATCGACACGTTCGTGGCCGCGACGCAGCGGCTCGGCGCCTGA
- a CDS encoding haloacid dehalogenase-like hydrolase, translated as MEQGHEPEVAATSADARRVVLFDFDGVIVRHQTLELFFRERLAGFGRWRLLLGLPWLPLVPFMRGSAAGSRILGRVFLRVVTFGRSEASYKRLLTEFGRAYARRPGVFVRDGVATLRRHVEAGDRVLIVTGNDGTLVQTILDEVNLQGAELLASKVRGGLFGVHFTQHNVDGMKVKAVERAGIPRPWAVAYGDSTSDLAMLKAAEAAKLVNPSPKTLKKMRKPLGEKLEVLGWY; from the coding sequence ATGGAACAGGGGCATGAGCCGGAGGTGGCTGCCACCTCCGCCGACGCACGACGCGTCGTGTTGTTCGATTTCGATGGCGTGATCGTGCGCCACCAGACGCTGGAGCTGTTCTTCCGCGAACGCCTCGCGGGGTTCGGTCGCTGGCGCCTGTTGCTGGGGTTGCCCTGGCTGCCGCTGGTCCCGTTCATGCGCGGCAGTGCCGCTGGGTCGCGGATCCTCGGCCGCGTCTTCCTTCGCGTCGTGACGTTCGGGCGAAGTGAGGCGTCCTACAAGCGGCTGCTCACCGAGTTCGGCCGTGCTTATGCCCGCCGCCCTGGCGTGTTCGTACGCGATGGCGTGGCGACGCTGCGCCGGCATGTCGAGGCGGGCGATCGCGTGCTCATCGTCACCGGCAACGACGGCACCCTCGTGCAGACCATTCTTGATGAGGTGAACCTCCAGGGCGCCGAGCTTCTGGCTTCGAAGGTGCGCGGCGGGTTGTTCGGCGTGCACTTCACCCAGCACAACGTCGACGGCATGAAGGTGAAGGCCGTCGAGCGCGCGGGTATCCCGCGGCCCTGGGCGGTGGCCTACGGGGATTCCACCTCGGACCTCGCCATGCTGAAGGCGGCCGAAGCGGCGAAGCTCGTCAACCCAAGCCCGAAGACGCTGAAAAAGATGCGTAAGCCTTTGGGTGAGAAGCTCGAGGTCCTCGGCTGGTACTGA
- a CDS encoding anthranilate synthase component II, with protein MLLMIDNYDSFTFNLVQYLGELGQEVKVVRNDALTVADIRALKPSRIMISPGPGTPDDSGVSIDILKELAGELPIFGVCLGHQAIGQVFGGKVIRAREIMHGKTSPVKHLGKGVFAGLPNPFEATRYHSLVVEKDSVPDCLEVTAWTEREDGSIDEIMGLRHRTLDIEGVQFHPESILTQHGHDLLRNFLGMPLPPAA; from the coding sequence ATGCTCCTGATGATCGATAACTACGACTCGTTCACCTTCAACCTCGTGCAGTACCTCGGCGAGCTGGGGCAGGAAGTGAAGGTGGTCCGCAACGATGCGCTGACCGTGGCGGATATCCGCGCGCTGAAGCCTTCGCGGATCATGATTTCCCCGGGGCCGGGCACGCCCGATGATTCGGGCGTCTCCATCGACATCCTCAAGGAACTGGCTGGCGAGCTGCCCATCTTCGGCGTTTGCCTCGGTCACCAGGCCATCGGCCAGGTATTCGGCGGCAAGGTCATCCGGGCGCGCGAGATCATGCACGGCAAGACCTCGCCGGTGAAGCACCTGGGCAAGGGCGTCTTCGCCGGCCTGCCCAACCCGTTCGAAGCCACCCGCTACCACTCGCTGGTGGTCGAAAAGGATTCGGTGCCGGATTGCCTGGAAGTCACCGCGTGGACCGAGCGCGAGGATGGCTCCATCGACGAGATCATGGGCCTGCGTCACCGCACGCTCGATATCGAAGGCGTGCAGTTCCATCCGGAATCCATCCTCACCCAGCATGGCCACGACTTGCTGCGTAACTTCCTTGGCATGCCGTTGCCGCCTGCCGCCTGA
- a CDS encoding bifunctional helix-turn-helix transcriptional regulator/GNAT family N-acetyltransferase, whose amino-acid sequence MYLSSLRELAIGSRLKALSDYFYQAVDEVYRASGAGIESRWFPVMRFLRDVGPTTVTEVATAIGQTHSAVSQLADRLVEAGMVVRQRDPADGRRSVLALTDAGERALGALGPVWLALRRGMAESMGPRMLDLLDAIDGCEQALEAKPLVAAVIEQRAALSREGVQVVPWDMAYADHFRRLNQQWLERHFRVEDVDRELFAEPERLVIQPGGAIFFALYAGEVIGTCALLHEGEGVYELSKMGVDENFRGLGAGRLLLDAAIAAFRERGGTRLFLESNSRLGRALGMYERAGFVRQHAIRPGSHYERADVYMVFQTP is encoded by the coding sequence ATGTACCTGTCTTCCCTGCGTGAGCTCGCCATTGGCAGCCGCCTCAAAGCGCTGAGCGACTACTTCTACCAGGCGGTGGACGAGGTTTACCGCGCGAGTGGGGCGGGCATCGAATCGCGCTGGTTCCCGGTCATGCGCTTCCTGCGCGACGTGGGCCCCACGACGGTCACCGAAGTGGCTACCGCCATCGGGCAGACGCACTCCGCGGTCAGCCAGCTGGCCGACCGCCTCGTGGAGGCCGGGATGGTGGTTCGCCAACGTGACCCGGCTGATGGCCGGCGCAGCGTGCTGGCGCTCACCGATGCGGGCGAGCGGGCGCTGGGCGCCCTCGGCCCGGTGTGGCTGGCGCTACGCCGTGGCATGGCGGAATCCATGGGCCCGCGCATGCTTGATCTGCTCGACGCCATCGATGGCTGCGAGCAGGCCCTTGAAGCCAAACCGCTGGTTGCCGCCGTCATCGAGCAGCGTGCCGCGCTGTCGCGTGAAGGCGTGCAGGTGGTGCCGTGGGATATGGCTTACGCCGATCACTTCCGCCGGCTCAACCAGCAGTGGCTGGAGCGGCACTTCCGCGTGGAAGACGTGGATCGCGAGCTGTTCGCCGAGCCCGAACGCCTGGTGATCCAGCCGGGTGGGGCCATTTTCTTCGCGCTCTACGCGGGCGAGGTCATCGGCACCTGCGCGCTGCTGCACGAAGGCGAGGGCGTGTACGAGCTGTCGAAGATGGGTGTGGACGAGAACTTCCGCGGCCTCGGTGCCGGGCGCCTGCTGCTGGATGCTGCGATCGCGGCGTTCCGCGAGCGGGGCGGCACGCGTCTGTTCCTCGAATCCAACAGCCGCCTCGGCCGGGCACTCGGGATGTACGAGCGCGCGGGTTTCGTCCGCCAACACGCCATCCGCCCGGGCTCGCACTACGAGCGGGCGGATGTGTACATGGTGTTCCAGACCCCCTGA
- a CDS encoding NADPH-dependent FMN reductase — translation MLRAIRMLAPDGWEIDIFERMGELPLFNPDIEMDAPPVVRHFHARVDACDVLIIASPEYAHGVTGTIKNALDWLVGFEPFAGKPVAVLNASPRATHADEALKETLRTMAAQVLDEASITLPILGSGLDDTGIAMSQPLASQIRGMFDSLFAR, via the coding sequence TTGCTGCGCGCGATCCGTATGCTGGCACCGGATGGTTGGGAGATAGACATCTTCGAGCGGATGGGTGAGCTACCTTTGTTCAATCCCGATATCGAAATGGACGCGCCGCCGGTCGTGCGCCATTTCCATGCGAGGGTCGATGCTTGCGACGTGCTTATCATCGCGAGCCCCGAGTATGCGCATGGCGTAACCGGGACGATCAAGAATGCTCTGGATTGGCTGGTCGGCTTTGAGCCGTTCGCTGGAAAACCGGTGGCGGTACTGAACGCGTCGCCCCGTGCGACGCATGCCGACGAGGCGCTGAAGGAAACTCTGCGCACGATGGCCGCCCAGGTGCTCGACGAGGCATCCATCACCCTTCCCATTCTGGGCTCGGGGCTCGACGATACGGGTATAGCGATGTCACAGCCCCTGGCAAGCCAAATCCGCGGCATGTTCGATAGTCTTTTCGCCAGATAG
- a CDS encoding MFS transporter — protein MSGNPEDHAAAAKPFGFRFLLPIALGSCLNPINSTMIATALVPIATEFHAGVAQTGWLIAALYLCCAVAQPTLGRLADLLGARRVYVASLVMVMIAGLAGRVAPSLGWLVVVRVLLGIGTSGAYPSAMRLFRERADATGSPPPRTAMGLLSLMGVATAAVGPVLGGVLTGMFGWHAIFTVNVPLALITLVLVLAWIPRDPPRRVRRSLWQELDLPGIALFSGALLSVMVFLLDIEHPQWIALPIAAVLGALMVWHSLRRADPFIDLRMLAKNMPLSVTYLRAAIAFTVVYCIFYGFAQWVEGAGGYSAAQAGIATVPLSLLAGVSSMLGARTRGLRGPFLFAFSCSIVGAVALLCIHSASPLWLMAAAVALFGIPQGLVSVTTQAAVYMQAPAEQLGAASGLQRTFSYIGAMAATVVIGVCYGHRPTDQSLHSLAIGMAVMSGLLLVATLFDRTLPRADDVSKPHS, from the coding sequence GTGAGCGGTAACCCCGAAGATCATGCCGCGGCTGCCAAGCCGTTCGGGTTTCGTTTCCTCCTGCCCATTGCGCTAGGTTCCTGCCTCAACCCGATTAACTCGACGATGATCGCCACCGCGCTGGTGCCGATCGCGACGGAGTTCCATGCCGGCGTGGCGCAGACGGGCTGGCTGATCGCTGCGTTGTACCTGTGTTGCGCGGTGGCCCAGCCGACGTTGGGACGTCTTGCCGATCTGCTTGGTGCGCGCCGTGTCTACGTGGCTTCGTTGGTCATGGTGATGATCGCGGGGCTCGCTGGCCGCGTGGCGCCTTCGCTGGGTTGGCTGGTGGTGGTTCGCGTGCTGCTGGGTATCGGCACCTCGGGCGCCTATCCCTCTGCGATGCGCTTGTTTCGCGAGCGCGCGGATGCCACAGGCAGCCCGCCGCCTCGCACGGCAATGGGCCTGCTTTCGCTGATGGGCGTGGCAACGGCCGCCGTGGGTCCGGTGCTCGGCGGCGTGCTGACGGGGATGTTCGGCTGGCATGCAATCTTTACGGTGAACGTCCCGCTGGCGCTGATCACACTGGTACTCGTGCTTGCGTGGATTCCAAGGGACCCGCCGCGCCGTGTGCGTCGTTCGCTTTGGCAAGAACTCGATCTGCCGGGTATCGCGCTTTTTTCCGGCGCCTTGCTGTCGGTGATGGTGTTCCTGCTGGATATCGAGCATCCGCAATGGATAGCGTTGCCGATCGCTGCGGTTCTCGGCGCATTGATGGTGTGGCACTCGTTGCGTCGCGCGGATCCCTTCATTGATCTGCGCATGCTTGCGAAGAACATGCCGCTGAGCGTGACTTACTTGCGCGCGGCCATCGCATTTACTGTCGTCTACTGCATCTTCTACGGGTTCGCCCAATGGGTGGAGGGCGCTGGTGGCTATTCGGCCGCGCAGGCCGGTATAGCGACCGTGCCGCTTTCGCTGCTTGCAGGCGTGTCGTCGATGCTTGGTGCGCGTACGCGAGGCCTGCGTGGGCCGTTCCTTTTCGCCTTCAGCTGCTCAATCGTCGGCGCCGTGGCTTTGCTCTGCATTCACTCGGCCTCGCCGTTGTGGCTGATGGCGGCCGCCGTCGCGCTGTTTGGTATTCCACAGGGTCTCGTATCGGTTACGACACAGGCTGCCGTCTACATGCAGGCGCCAGCCGAGCAGCTCGGCGCAGCGTCGGGCCTGCAACGCACCTTTTCGTACATTGGTGCCATGGCTGCCACCGTCGTGATCGGCGTGTGCTACGGCCATCGCCCCACGGACCAGAGCCTGCATTCGCTGGCGATCGGCATGGCCGTGATGTCCGGCCTGCTGCTCGTCGCCACGCTTTTCGATCGCACGCTGCCGCGTGCGGATGATGTTTCCAAACCCCACTCCTGA
- a CDS encoding MarR family winged helix-turn-helix transcriptional regulator, whose amino-acid sequence MPKHTPSPVDVAASDLLTACGLLVRRVRAESNNLGLTWSQAAVLGRLEMSGPMSTADLARAEAVKPQSMGVTLATMEQDGLLAREPHPSDGRQFLYGLTADGMEARRRVKEAKHAWLAEAISRLSSHDRDDLAVAARVIRNLAEVSTQDAP is encoded by the coding sequence ATGCCCAAGCACACCCCGTCGCCCGTAGACGTCGCCGCCAGTGATCTCCTCACGGCCTGCGGCCTGCTCGTACGCCGCGTGCGTGCGGAATCCAACAATCTCGGCCTGACCTGGTCGCAGGCGGCCGTGCTTGGCCGGCTGGAGATGAGTGGGCCGATGTCCACGGCTGATCTGGCCCGGGCCGAGGCGGTGAAGCCGCAGTCGATGGGCGTCACGCTCGCGACCATGGAGCAGGATGGGTTGCTTGCGCGTGAGCCACACCCGTCCGATGGGCGGCAGTTTCTTTACGGCCTGACGGCCGACGGCATGGAAGCGCGGCGTCGCGTGAAAGAGGCGAAGCACGCCTGGCTGGCGGAGGCGATCTCGCGGCTCTCTTCGCATGATCGCGATGACCTCGCGGTTGCGGCGCGTGTCATTCGCAACCTGGCGGAAGTGAGCACACAGGACGCACCGTGA
- the speD gene encoding adenosylmethionine decarboxylase: MVKPLPRLRLQGFNNLTKALSFNIYDICYAVSEQQRQNYIEYIDEQYDADRLTQILTDVAEIIGANILNIARQDYDPQGASVTILISEEPVVEKLGRDTISGAVVAHMDKSHITVHTYPETHPHNGIATFRADIDVATCGVISPLKALNYLIDSFESDIVIADYRVRGFTRDVKGKKHFIDHKINSVQDYLAKHIRQKYEMFDVNVYQENIFHTKMHIKDFDLDTYLFEAQADDLSFKERQRIESLLRREIEELFHGRNLM; this comes from the coding sequence GTGGTCAAACCGCTTCCCCGCCTTCGCCTCCAGGGTTTTAACAACCTCACCAAGGCGCTGAGCTTCAACATCTACGATATCTGCTATGCCGTTTCCGAACAGCAGCGCCAGAACTACATCGAGTACATCGATGAGCAGTACGACGCTGACCGCCTGACGCAGATCCTCACGGACGTGGCCGAGATCATCGGCGCCAACATCCTGAATATCGCCCGCCAGGACTACGACCCGCAGGGCGCGTCGGTCACCATCCTCATTTCCGAGGAGCCGGTGGTCGAGAAGCTGGGCCGCGACACCATCTCCGGTGCCGTCGTCGCCCACATGGACAAGAGCCACATCACCGTCCATACCTACCCGGAAACGCACCCGCACAACGGTATTGCCACCTTCCGCGCGGATATCGACGTGGCCACCTGCGGCGTCATCTCGCCGCTGAAGGCCCTGAACTACCTGATCGACAGCTTCGAGTCGGATATCGTCATCGCTGACTACCGCGTGCGCGGCTTCACCCGTGACGTGAAGGGCAAGAAGCACTTCATCGACCACAAGATCAACTCGGTGCAGGACTACCTGGCGAAGCACATCCGCCAGAAGTACGAGATGTTCGACGTGAACGTGTACCAGGAAAACATCTTCCACACGAAGATGCACATCAAGGACTTCGACCTCGACACCTACCTGTTCGAGGCTCAGGCCGACGACCTCTCGTTCAAGGAGCGCCAGCGCATCGAATCGCTGCTCCGCCGCGAGATCGAGGAACTCTTCCACGGCCGCAACCTGATGTAA
- a CDS encoding LysR family transcriptional regulator codes for MATDLSWELYRTFLAVSREGSLSGAARRLGITQPTVGRHVDQLEVAFGQRLFTRTQTGLKPTDAALVLHGHAEAMERVAAALERAGTGYREGEVSGTVRVSASEVVSMEVLPPAIAELRKHYPALRIEMVATNAVQDLLQREVDIAVRMAPPKQDVLVARHVGSVDIGLFAHEDYLARAGTPMRDDDLADHALIGYDHETPFLREASKAWPRWRREAFAFRSDSDLVQMALIRAGAGIGGCQVALARRDARLKRVLPHIGFPLETWIAMHGDLRTSRRHKVVFDALAACLQAHARPVPQA; via the coding sequence ATGGCTACCGACCTCAGCTGGGAGCTCTACCGAACCTTCCTCGCGGTCTCCCGCGAGGGCTCGCTGTCGGGCGCGGCCCGGCGCCTCGGGATTACCCAGCCCACCGTGGGCCGGCACGTCGACCAGCTTGAAGTCGCGTTTGGCCAACGCCTGTTCACGCGAACGCAGACAGGGCTGAAGCCAACCGATGCGGCTCTCGTGTTGCACGGCCACGCCGAAGCGATGGAGCGGGTAGCGGCCGCGCTCGAGCGCGCCGGCACCGGCTACCGCGAGGGTGAGGTAAGCGGGACCGTTCGCGTCTCTGCGAGCGAAGTGGTCAGCATGGAGGTGCTGCCGCCCGCCATTGCCGAACTACGCAAGCACTATCCAGCCCTGCGCATCGAAATGGTGGCGACCAACGCCGTCCAGGATCTGCTCCAGCGCGAGGTGGATATCGCGGTGCGGATGGCCCCGCCCAAGCAGGACGTTCTGGTGGCACGCCATGTCGGCAGCGTGGATATCGGCCTGTTCGCCCACGAGGACTATCTGGCCCGCGCCGGCACGCCGATGCGCGACGACGACCTCGCCGACCACGCCCTGATCGGCTACGACCACGAAACCCCGTTCCTCCGCGAAGCCAGCAAGGCCTGGCCCCGCTGGCGCCGCGAGGCATTCGCGTTCCGCTCGGATAGCGATCTGGTCCAGATGGCACTCATCCGCGCCGGTGCGGGTATCGGCGGCTGCCAGGTGGCCCTGGCCCGCCGTGACGCGCGCCTCAAGCGCGTGCTGCCCCACATCGGCTTCCCCCTGGAAACGTGGATCGCCATGCATGGCGATCTCCGCACCAGCCGCCGCCACAAGGTGGTCTTCGACGCCCTGGCCGCCTGCCTGCAGGCCCATGCGCGCCCGGTGCCGCAGGCGTGA
- the trpC gene encoding indole-3-glycerol phosphate synthase TrpC, giving the protein MPDILHRILDRKVEEIAERSRKRTMDDLAAQIADLGETRGFVAAIDARLYENKPAVIAEVKKASPSKGLIRPDFDPAAIARSYEAGGATCLSVLTDADFFQGHEDYLRQAREACNLPILRKDFIIDEYQVYEARVIGADCILLIVSAFGSKESDGDIIYDESRLTELSLLAAELDLDVLVEVHNEEELEIALGMPAPLIGVNNRNLRTFETSLGTSLKLKDRVGPDTAIVAESGIHTPEDVRTLREKGIHTFLVGEAFMRAADPGAELQKLFGVHAPTHPHKH; this is encoded by the coding sequence ATGCCCGACATCCTCCACCGTATCCTCGACCGCAAGGTAGAAGAGATCGCCGAGCGCAGCCGCAAGCGCACGATGGACGACCTTGCCGCGCAGATCGCCGATCTCGGGGAAACCCGCGGCTTCGTCGCCGCGATCGATGCGCGCCTGTACGAGAACAAGCCTGCAGTTATCGCCGAGGTGAAGAAGGCCAGTCCGTCGAAGGGGCTTATCCGTCCCGATTTCGATCCGGCCGCCATCGCCCGCAGCTACGAAGCCGGCGGCGCCACGTGCCTCTCCGTACTCACCGACGCTGATTTCTTCCAGGGCCACGAGGATTACCTCCGCCAGGCCCGCGAAGCATGCAACCTGCCGATCCTGCGCAAGGATTTCATCATCGATGAGTACCAGGTGTACGAAGCCCGTGTGATCGGCGCCGATTGCATCCTGCTCATCGTGTCGGCGTTCGGTTCCAAGGAAAGCGACGGCGACATCATCTACGACGAGAGCCGCCTCACCGAGCTTTCGCTTCTCGCCGCCGAGCTCGATCTCGACGTGCTGGTGGAAGTGCATAACGAAGAAGAACTCGAGATTGCACTCGGTATGCCGGCGCCCCTGATCGGCGTGAACAACCGCAACCTGCGCACCTTCGAAACCTCGCTCGGCACGTCGCTGAAGCTGAAGGATCGCGTGGGCCCGGATACCGCGATCGTCGCGGAGTCGGGCATCCACACGCCGGAGGATGTGCGTACGCTGCGCGAGAAGGGTATCCATACCTTCCTTGTCGGCGAGGCGTTCATGCGCGCTGCCGATCCGGGCGCTGAGCTGCAGAAGTTGTTCGGCGTCCACGCACCGACCCACCCGCACAAACACTGA
- the crp gene encoding cAMP-activated global transcriptional regulator CRP — protein sequence MAQLKYLLQQAFERSQAPLSFAPDPASMSRFLDACHRRRYPGKTAIIRPGDPANTLYYVVDGSLAVCTEDEEGRELILAYINRGQFIGEMGLFVEQAQRESLVRTRTAVEMAEISYERLFQLLEGPLSAECPKLLFAIGSQLTHRLLRTSRQVSRMAFMDVTNRVSRTLLDLCQEPDAMTHPDGTQIRISRQEVSRIVGCSREMVGRVLKQLEEERMIDVSGKTIVVRGTR from the coding sequence GTGGCTCAACTCAAATATCTGTTGCAACAGGCGTTCGAACGGTCGCAGGCTCCGCTGAGCTTCGCACCCGATCCGGCCTCCATGAGCCGTTTCCTCGATGCCTGCCATCGTCGCCGTTATCCGGGGAAAACGGCCATCATCCGCCCGGGCGATCCGGCCAACACCCTTTACTACGTGGTAGATGGCTCGCTTGCCGTCTGCACGGAGGATGAGGAAGGCCGCGAACTGATCCTTGCCTACATCAACCGTGGGCAGTTCATTGGCGAGATGGGGCTCTTTGTCGAGCAGGCCCAGCGTGAGTCGCTGGTCCGGACCCGTACCGCGGTGGAAATGGCCGAAATCAGCTACGAGCGCCTCTTCCAGCTTCTGGAAGGCCCGCTTTCCGCCGAGTGCCCGAAACTGCTGTTCGCCATCGGGTCTCAACTGACCCACCGCCTCCTGCGCACCTCGCGCCAGGTAAGCCGCATGGCGTTCATGGACGTGACCAACCGGGTATCGCGCACCCTCCTGGACCTGTGCCAGGAACCGGATGCGATGACTCACCCGGATGGCACCCAGATCCGCATCTCCCGCCAGGAAGTGAGCCGGATCGTCGGCTGCTCCCGCGAGATGGTCGGCCGCGTCCTCAAGCAGCTCGAGGAAGAGCGCATGATCGACGTGTCCGGCAAGACCATCGTGGTTCGCGGCACCCGCTAA
- a CDS encoding SDR family NAD(P)-dependent oxidoreductase, whose product MSLDEETRAKTALVLGATGGIGGEVTRQLLASGWTVRALTRRPPAEAAQAAGAEGIHWIAGDAMHASDVAAAAEGCAVIVHAVNPPGYRNWAGTVLPMLDNTIAAAIAQRATVVLPGTVYNFGPDAFPVLHEDSPQNPVTRKGAIRAELEKRLRDATMRGARAIVVRAGDFFGPRAGSSWFSQGLVVPGKPVTTIRTPSSRGVGHQWAYLPDVARTMLALLERRDTLPAFCSVNMAGHWDEDGTEMVNAIQRVAARHGQQAAIKPFPWWAMPLIAPFQPTIKELLEMRYLWKTPVRMSNEVLVRTLGTEPHTPLDEAVEHTLAGLGCLPTHVARK is encoded by the coding sequence ATGAGCCTCGATGAAGAAACCCGCGCGAAGACCGCCCTCGTCCTTGGCGCCACCGGTGGTATCGGTGGTGAGGTCACCCGCCAGTTGCTCGCTTCTGGCTGGACGGTACGCGCGCTCACCCGCCGCCCGCCCGCCGAGGCCGCGCAAGCGGCGGGCGCCGAAGGCATCCACTGGATCGCCGGCGATGCCATGCACGCAAGCGATGTGGCCGCAGCTGCCGAAGGCTGCGCGGTCATCGTCCATGCCGTGAACCCGCCCGGCTACCGGAACTGGGCAGGCACGGTGCTACCTATGCTCGACAACACCATTGCCGCCGCGATCGCCCAGCGCGCGACCGTCGTGCTGCCGGGTACCGTCTACAACTTCGGACCGGACGCCTTCCCGGTTTTGCACGAGGACTCGCCCCAGAACCCCGTCACCCGCAAAGGCGCCATCCGTGCCGAACTGGAAAAGCGCCTGCGCGACGCCACGATGCGCGGCGCCCGCGCCATCGTCGTCAGGGCCGGCGACTTCTTCGGCCCGCGCGCTGGTAGCAGTTGGTTCTCGCAGGGCCTCGTCGTACCAGGCAAACCGGTGACCACGATACGTACGCCTTCAAGCCGCGGCGTCGGCCACCAATGGGCGTACCTCCCGGACGTGGCGCGCACCATGCTCGCCCTGCTCGAGCGCCGGGATACCCTCCCCGCCTTCTGCAGCGTCAACATGGCCGGCCACTGGGACGAGGACGGTACTGAGATGGTCAACGCTATCCAGCGCGTCGCCGCGCGGCACGGCCAGCAGGCCGCCATCAAACCGTTTCCCTGGTGGGCGATGCCGCTGATCGCGCCGTTCCAGCCGACGATCAAGGAACTGCTGGAGATGCGTTACCTGTGGAAGACGCCGGTGCGGATGTCGAATGAAGTGCTGGTACGCACGCTCGGGACCGAGCCACACACCCCGCTGGATGAAGCCGTCGAGCACACGCTGGCTGGATTGGGTTGCCTCCCGACGCACGTTGCGCGGAAATAG
- a CDS encoding isochorismatase family protein — protein sequence MALTQLDANAALIVIDLQHGIINLPLASAADPVVEKAAKIARAFRQSGRHVVLVNVDAGAPGRTDTGVAQVPHDASFKEFDPRLERAETDHVVTKKRWGAFQTTDLDRWLRSVNVEQVVILGIATSIGCESTARFASELGYNVVLVTDAMADLKADAHENSLKNIFPRLGETTTTEELLAKIG from the coding sequence ATGGCACTTACCCAACTCGATGCGAACGCCGCGCTGATCGTGATCGATCTGCAGCACGGCATCATCAACCTCCCGCTCGCGTCGGCTGCCGATCCCGTGGTGGAGAAGGCTGCGAAGATCGCCCGTGCGTTCCGCCAGAGCGGCCGCCACGTGGTGCTGGTGAACGTCGATGCCGGCGCCCCGGGCCGTACCGATACCGGTGTGGCTCAGGTGCCGCACGATGCGTCGTTCAAGGAATTCGACCCGCGCCTGGAGCGTGCGGAGACTGACCACGTGGTGACGAAGAAGCGTTGGGGTGCGTTCCAGACCACCGACCTCGACCGTTGGCTGCGTAGCGTCAACGTGGAGCAGGTGGTGATCCTGGGTATCGCCACCAGCATCGGCTGCGAATCCACCGCGCGTTTCGCCAGCGAGCTCGGCTACAACGTGGTGCTCGTCACCGACGCCATGGCCGACCTCAAGGCAGACGCACACGAAAACAGCCTGAAGAACATCTTCCCGCGTCTGGGTGAAACCACGACGACCGAAGAGCTCCTCGCAAAGATCGGCTAA